One Prevotella sp. E2-28 genomic window, GAAAGTGCAGGATGCCTTTAATGCACTTGCTGCCGAGCATCGTGCAGAGATCATGCAGATGCGCCGTGATAGGAATCGCGAAGGACTTCAGGAACTGCAAGACAAACTGGCTGCAGAAGCTGAGTGTAAAGTAGGCAAATCTGGTCTGGCCGATGAACAGCTAAAGATTTATTCTACTGTTGGTGGTACTCCCCATCTTGACGGTCAATACACCGTATTTGGCGAGGTAGAGGAAGGCCTTGATGTAGTTGAAATGATTCAAGGCACAGCTACTGGACGTGCCGACAGACCCGTTGATGATATTGAGATGAGAATGGTCGTCATAGAATAGACATCATGGAATACAGAAAGATAGGCGATAACTACTATATCCGTATGGATCGGGGGGACGAGATTATCAGCAACCTCCTCGCAATTTGCGAAAAAGAATCCATACCATCAGCCGTTTTCTCTGGAATCGGCGGCTGTCAGAGTGCAGAACTACAGGTTTTCATTCCTGAAACTGGTAGTTTTGAGACTGAACAGTTGGAAGGAATGTTGGAACTGGTATCTCTCAACGGCAATGTCGTAAGAGACACTGACGGTCAGCTCTTCCACCATACTCATGCCTTGTTCTCATTCAAGAAGGATAATCAGCATGGAATGGCAGGAGGACACCTCAAAGCTACAACCGTTCTATATACTGCTGAGATTGAATTGCGTCCTACTGTTGGCGGTGCTATCGGAAGGAAATTTGATCCTGAGACAGGTACTGGATTCTGGGAATTTAAGGATTAGTCGCTATGGTACAGAACTATAAGGTCGTTACACTTTGCGGAAGCACCCGTTTCAAGGAGCAATATATGGAAGTTCAGAAACGGTTGACGCTTGAAGGATGTATTGTCATCAGCGTAGGCCTGTTCGGCCATTCCGGCGATGAAGAGGTCTGGAAACCAGGTACAAAGGAGATGCTTGACGACATGCATCTGCGTAAAATCGACATGGCAGACGAGATCTTTGTCATCAATGTCGGTGGCTATATCGGCGAGAGTACCAAGAGGGAAATCGCCTACGCTGAGAAGACAGGCAAGAAAGTGAATTATCTGGAAAACGATTAGATATGAAAAGACTCGCTTTATTCTGTATTTTTTTCCTGCCTTTGCTCGCATGGGCGCAAAAGCAGTATTTCCTGCCAACGGCTACCCCCTCTGACGAGGAAAAGGACAAGCCGATGATTGAGGTCTATCTTCCTCAAGAACCTAATGGTTGTGCCGTCGTGCTCTGTCCTGGCGGTGCCATGAGGTGGCTGTCGTGGGAGAGCGACGTGGTGAAGATGGCCTCGTTCCTAAATGAACACGGCATTGCCGCCATCGGACTGCGCTACCATCTCAATAAAGGACAGATGCCACAGGGTATGAAGATGCCGCCAATGGTAGACGTGACACACCCAGAGGTATTCCCGCAGGCCGATGCCAATCCAATGCATAATGCCAGCGGTGACTCCATCATCCAGCTCGCAGCACAGGATGCCAAGGCGGCCATCCGCATGGTGAGGGAACATGCCGACGAATGGCACATCAGCAAAGATAAAATCGGATTCCTTGGCTTCTCGGCAGGTGGCGGTGTGGCTATCGCTGCCACGATGTCTGCCGACAGCATGGAGCGTCCCAAATTCCTCTGCACCAACTTCGGTCCCTCGCTGATGCCAGTTACTGTGCCGCAGGATGGCCCTCCCCTGCTCATCATGACGCGGGCCGACCATCCCAATGTTGCTGCCGGTCTCGTGGCTCTCTTTATGGAGTGGAAGAAGGCCGGAGCCAATGCCGAGCTGCACATGTATGGCGACGGGAAAGGCCCCTACGAGCTGATGCCCCAGACGGGCGAGACAACGACTGAAACCTGGAGCAGCCAGATGATTCACTGGCTGAAGGCTAAGGGATTCATCAACAAGAACTGAAATAATAATAGGAAACAATGAAAGATAGGATTCTGAGCCTGTTGGGAACTATCAACAAGGGCATCTACGAGAAGGAAACGGAGCTTTCGCTCTCGCTGATGGCGGCACTGGCCGGGGAGAGCGTGATATTGCTCGGCCCGCCGGGTGTGGCCAAGTCGATGGTGGCACGGAGGCTGAAGCTGGCGTTCAAGGATGCGCGGTCGTTTGAGTATCTGATGTCGCGCTTCAGCACGCCCGACGAGATATTCGGCCCCGTGAGCATCAGGAAACTGAAGGACGCGGACAAATACGAGCGTAACACAGAGGGCTATCTGCCGACGGCTGACGTGGTGTTTCTCGACGAGATATGGAAGGCCGGGCCTGCCATACAGAACACGCTGCTGACGGTCATCAACGAGAAGCTGTTCCGCAACGGTGACACGGAGGTTCATCTGCCCCTGAAGCTGCTGTTGGCGGCCAGCAATGAGCTGCCGACGCAGGGCGAGGGTTTGGAGGCGCTGTGGGACCGCTTCATCATCCGCATAGAGTGCGGCAATATCAAGGACGTGAAGAGCTTCAATGCCATGCTGCTCGACAATACTGCCGACGGGGATATTGAAGTAGCTGACGGGCTACAGATTACGGACGAGGAATACTGCCAGTGGAACAAGGCTAT contains:
- a CDS encoding alpha/beta hydrolase, with product MKRLALFCIFFLPLLAWAQKQYFLPTATPSDEEKDKPMIEVYLPQEPNGCAVVLCPGGAMRWLSWESDVVKMASFLNEHGIAAIGLRYHLNKGQMPQGMKMPPMVDVTHPEVFPQADANPMHNASGDSIIQLAAQDAKAAIRMVREHADEWHISKDKIGFLGFSAGGGVAIAATMSADSMERPKFLCTNFGPSLMPVTVPQDGPPLLIMTRADHPNVAAGLVALFMEWKKAGANAELHMYGDGKGPYELMPQTGETTTETWSSQMIHWLKAKGFINKN
- a CDS encoding PPC domain-containing DNA-binding protein; the encoded protein is MEYRKIGDNYYIRMDRGDEIISNLLAICEKESIPSAVFSGIGGCQSAELQVFIPETGSFETEQLEGMLELVSLNGNVVRDTDGQLFHHTHALFSFKKDNQHGMAGGHLKATTVLYTAEIELRPTVGGAIGRKFDPETGTGFWEFKD